In a single window of the Diabrotica undecimpunctata isolate CICGRU chromosome 11, icDiaUnde3, whole genome shotgun sequence genome:
- the LOC140452638 gene encoding uncharacterized protein: MSIKDLEKLITRKRQAVSTISRVKRFISEHKDDPESSKKDDLFSIRKDMLCESFKTITDLNTEIAHLDENFDDDIDDIEAEYVDLLATIQGVTSMKNNKITVPLVHNMPQHHATMNDSYNEALQILNNRYNNETMIIISHIYQVLDIPAMQKGTASSLREFISKVKQQIGALKNLNQPVDSWDMLLVCILSRKIDQFKNRSYQIDRDSSSLPSLNGFLKYLENRAMALEATNSTSETKLKENKQLTHLVTKLQSNVKCQYCSINGHKLYSCKKFKVLSVNERISFVDRNKLCKLCLNSHTDKCRLNLKCQTCHKGHNSLLHLEKVAVSSNIAQSNQDASTSSQYDAVVNFNSIYKNRANTILPTVKVKVRTASGHNLIVRGLVDTGSQVSLVTNSLVKRLNLKTYNNYLDIVGISQNSTRIQKAVDLNIESCIYDFSTNIKCSVVDIITGNLPKFSFNTSKIPEFVQLSDDTFNQSGEISLLLGADVVFKILLAEKINCQELILQNTLLGFIVSGSVSTNQFSNLNIVCMHTTYSDLDTAISQFWEMEKVPEVFLEFTSDQEACNSFAVALKRFENLEKRFVLNPTLYFDYKKFIDEYIQLGHAKIVHYDPKILNNGEVYFMAHHPVIREDKKTTKLRIVFDGSMKSKSKKCLNDFLYNGAVVQNELFDILILFRIYKYIISTDIKQMFRMILIHPEDRRYLNILWREPHSELKCIQLQTITYGLRSSSFLATRCLVELANTEGQNFPLAAKALINNTYVDDILAGSDTIEEAKKLKNELISLLQLRSFSLHKWCSNDPRIISDIPKENQHFDEIDINKINFVVKTLGLSYDTITDNFKLSSPKININDCLTKRQVLSFISKFYDPLGLAGPVLVKAKVIMQTIWLRKIKWDEVLPNDLQEIWKNFITGLINMPVLKIPRNLAFTDAESIELIGKENPADCLSRGLEPNDIELHPLWFTGPKMLLDKNFAHNELPVQFPYPMPEQKEIKDLISNIVLKSPLSTLSPFVDGDGLLRVGGRLHNSNILYTQKHPIILPKASHVTDLIIRHEHLKLLHAGPSYSPVFGGLWEAGVKSAKYHIKRVMGTNELTYEQFNTLIVQVEGILNSRPLMAMSQDPTNLEYLTPGHFLIGAPITSFPEPDITEVPKNRIKFWNLCTQMQQHFWKKWHQDYLTQLQNRPKWKNKLPNLKEDMLVLLKEDNIPSFKWALARITKVIPGKDKMVRVVKVKTKNGTYVRLI; the protein is encoded by the exons ATGTCTATAAAGGATTTGGAAAAACTGATAACAAGGAAAAGGCAAGCGGTAAGCACTATAAGTCGGGTAAAAAGATTTATTAGTGAACATAAAGATGATCCAGAAAGTTCAAAAAAGGATGATCTATTTTCTATTAGAAAAGACATGTTATGTGAATCatttaaaactataactgatTTAAATACAGAAATTGCTCATTTAGATGAAAATTTTGATGATGATATTGATGACATAGAAGCTGAATATGTAGATCTATTGGCAACCATCCAAGGAGTTACAtccatgaaaaacaataaaatcacAGTGCCTTTAGTTCATAATATGCCACAGCATCATGCAACCA TGAATGATTCATACAATGAagctttacaaattttaaataacagataCAATAATGAAACTATGATTATTATTTCACATATTTACCAAGTTCTTGATATACCTGCCATGCAAAAAGGAACTGCTAGTTCATTACGAGAATTTATAAGTAAGGTCAAACAACAAATTGGTGCCTTAAAAAATCTTAATCAACCAGTAGATAGCTGGGATATGCTTTTAGTCTGTATACTGTCTAGAAAAATAGATCAGTTTAAGAATAGGTCATATCAAATTGATAGAGATAGTTCAAGTTTACCATCATTAAATGGATTTCTAAAATATCTCGAAAATAGGGCAATGGCTCTTGAAGCCACTAATAGTACATCTGAAACAAAGTTGAAGGAAAATAAACAACTTACACATTTAGTAACCAAATTACAAAGTAATGTTAAATGTCAATACTGTTCCATCAATGGACATAAACTTTAtagttgcaaaaaatttaaagtccTTTCAGTCAATGAAAGAATTTCCTTTGTTGATAGAAACAAACTATGTAAACTATGTTTAAACAGCCATACTGATAAATGTAGGTTAAATTTAAAATGCCAAACCTGTCACAAAGGACACAATTCATTACTGCACTTAGAAAAAGTGGCAGTAAGTTCTAATATTGCTCAATCTAATCAAGATGCAAGCACTTCATCGCAATACGATGCTGTAgtaaattttaattcgatttataAAAATCGAGCAAATACAATCTTACCTACTGTAAAGGTAAAGGTTAGAACAGCATCAGGTCACAACTTGATTGTCAGAGGTTTGGTCGATACAGGCTCACAGGTTTCTTTGGTAACAAATAGTTTAGTAAAAAGGTTAAACCTAAAGacatacaataattatttagATATTGTAGGGATTTCACAAAATAGCACAAGAATCCAAAAGGCAGTTGATTTGAATATAGAATCATGTATATATGACTTCAGTACAAATATAAAATGTTCTGTAGTGGATATAATAACAGGGAATCTACCCAAGTTTAGTTTTAATACATCTAAAATACCAGAATTTGTTCAATTGTCTGATGACACTTTTAATCAAAGCGGTGAAATCAGTCTACTACTAGGAGCTGATGTTGTGTTTAAAATATTGCTCGCAGAAAAAATAAACTGCCAAGAACTAATACTTCAAAATACTCTTTTAGGTTTTATTGTTAGTGGATCTGTATCAACCAACCAGTTCtcaaatttaaatattgtatGCATGCATACAACTTATAGTGATTTAGACACTGCCATCTCTCAATTTTGGGAAATGGAAAAGGTTCCTGAAGTATTCTTAGAATTTACAAGTGATCAGGAAGCTT gCAACTCTTTTGCTGTAGCTCTTAAGAGATTTGAAAACTTAGAGAAAAGGTTTGTTCTAAACCCAACTCTATACTTTGATTATAAAAAATTCATAGATGAATATATTCAACTTGGTCATGCTAAAATTGTTCATTATGatccaaaaattttaaataatggcGAGGTTTATTTTATGGCTCACCATCCAGTAATAAGAGAGGATAAGAAGACTACAAAATTAAGAATAGTTTTTGACGGTAGTATGAAATCTAAGAGCAAAAAGTGCTTAAATGATTTTCTATATAATGGTGCTGTTGTACAAAATGAACTATTTGATATATTAATCCTATttagaatttataaatatattatatctaCTGATATTAAACAAATGTTTAGAATGATACTTATTCACCCTGAAGACAGaagatatttaaatatattatggaGAGAACCACATAGTGAGCTAAAGTGTATCCAGTTGCAAACAATAACATATGGGTTACGAAGCTCATCGTTTCTAGCTACTAGATGTTTAGTCGAACTAGCCAATACAGAAGGACAAAATTTTCCTTTGGCAGCTAAAGCATTAATAAATAATACCTATGTAGATGACATCCTAGCAGGAAGTGATACTATAGAAGAAGCAAAGAAACTCAAAAATGAACTAATTTCTCTTTTGCAACTAAGGTCATTTTCCTTGCACAAGTGGTGTTCAAACGATCCAAGAATAATAAGTGATATCCCCAaagaaaatcaacattttgatgAAATTGACATAAATAAAATCAACTTTGTTGTAAAAACATTAGGTTTATCATATGATACCATTACTGATAATTTTAAACTGTCATCGCCAAAAATTAATATCAATGACTGTCTAACAAAAAGACAGGTATTAAGCtttatatcaaaattttatgATCCTTTAGGATTAGCAGGTCCAGTGTTAGTCAAAGCAAAAGTTATAATGCAGACAATTTGGCTTCGTAAAATTAAATGGGATGAGGTACTGCCTAATGATTTGCaggaaatttggaaaaattttattaCTGGTCTAATAAATATGCCAGTTTTAAAAATTCCAAGAAATTTAGCCTTTACTGATGCTGAAAGTATTGAACTTATAGG CAAAGAAAACCCAGCAGACTGCCTTTCTAGAGGCTTGGAGCCTAATGATATTGAGTTGCATCCCTTATGGTTTACTGGTCCAAAAATGCTGTTGGACAAAAATTTTGCTCATAATGAGCTACCTGTTCAATTTCCTTATCCAATGCCTGAACAAAAA GAAATTAAAGATCTTATAtcaaatatagttttaaaatcacCATTAAGTACGCTGTCTCCTTTTGTTGATGGTGATGGGCTTTTAAGAGTAGGTGGTAGATTACATAATTCTAACATCTTAtatactcaaaagcatccaataattttgccaaaggctAGTCATGTTACAGATCTCATAATAAGGCATGAACATTTGAAATTACTTCATGCTGGTCCCAG TTACTCCCCAGTTTTTGGTGGTTTGTGGGAGGCTGGAGTAAAAAGTGCCAAATACCACATAAAAAGAGTCATGGGCACAAATGAGCTCACATATGAGCAATTTAATACATTAATTGTACAAGTGGAAGGTATCTTGAATTCAAGACCACTTATGGCTATGTCACAAGATCCAACAAATCTGGAATATTTAACACCAGGACATTTTCTTATAGGAGCCCCCATAACCAGCTTTCCAGAACCTGATATTACCGAAGTTccaaaaaatcgtataaaattttgGAATCTCTGTACTCAAATGCAACAGCACTTTTGGAAAAAGTGGCATCAAGACTATTTAACACAGTTGCAAAATAGGCCAAAATGGAAAAATAAACTACCTAATTTAAAGGAAGATATGTTAGTCTTACTAAAAGAAGACAATATTCCATCATTTAAATGGGCACTTGCACGTATCACCAAGGTTATCCCTGGAAAGGATAAAATGGTTAGGGTTGTTAAAgttaaaaccaaaaatggtacCTATGTAagattaatttag